A portion of the Paenibacillus sp. PvR098 genome contains these proteins:
- the perR gene encoding Fur family transcriptional regulator: MNHSLEQALNKLKTMGVRMTPQRHAILSYLLDTMIHPTADDIYKALSPRFPSMSVATVYNNLKVFIEVGLVREMTYGDHSSRFDADLSDHYHALCEHCGKLVDFAYKPLNDLEQAAGQMTGFRVKSHRVEVYGVCSDCAMQPT, from the coding sequence ATGAATCATTCTCTAGAACAAGCGTTAAATAAACTGAAGACGATGGGCGTCCGGATGACTCCGCAGCGCCATGCCATCTTGTCTTATTTGCTCGATACGATGATTCATCCTACGGCGGATGATATTTATAAGGCACTATCTCCGCGTTTTCCCAGCATGAGTGTAGCTACGGTATACAATAACCTCAAGGTGTTTATCGAGGTGGGGCTGGTGCGGGAGATGACGTACGGCGATCATTCCAGCAGGTTCGATGCCGACTTGTCCGATCATTATCATGCGTTGTGTGAGCATTGCGGCAAGCTGGTTGATTTTGCCTACAAGCCGTTGAACGATTTGGAGCAGGCGGCTGGACAAATGACCGGTTTTCGTGTAAAGAGTCACCGAGTCGAAGTATACGGCGTATGTTCGGATTGCGCTATGCAACCGACATGA